The sequence below is a genomic window from Leisingera sp. M658.
CAGGAACTGGTGCTCGCTACGCGCCAGCAGCTGCTGAGTGTTGAGCAATCGGTGCTGATATCTGCCGTTCAGGCCTATGTGGGGGTCCTGCAGGGGCAGGAAAATGTCGCCCTGCGCCGCAACAACCTGCGTCTGCTGCTGGAAGAGCTGAAGGCGGCGCAAGACAGGTTTGAAGTGGGCGAAGTGACCCGCACCGACGTCGCCTTGGCTGAAAGCCAGGTGGCCGCGGCCCGCGCCAACCTGACGGGTGCCGAGGGAAACCTGCTGACGGCCCGCGCCACCTATCTGCAAATTGTCGGCCACGCGCCGGGCGCGATTGCCGGCCAGCCCCGGCTGCCGTCGCGGGCTGTGTCCATCGAACGGGCGCAGTCCATTGCGGGGCGCAACCAGCCGGACCTGCTGGCACAGCAGCATTCGGTCAAATCCGCCGACATTCTGGTCCGGGCCGCAACGAAAGCCTTGGGTCCAAGCGTCAGCTTCAGGGCCACTGCGGGCCTTAGCGAAGACTTGAATGACAGCACCGGCACCGACTCGGATGCTTCGGCTTCGGTGACGCTGACACAAGATCTCTATGCCGGCGGCCGCAACGCGGCGACCCGGCGGCGAGCCATTGCGGGGGCCGACGCTGAACGCGGTGCCCTGATCAATACCCAGCGCGCGGTGCGCCAGAATGTCAGCTCGGCGTTTTTCAATGTGGAAACGGCGCGGGCGACCCTGGTGTCCTCAAATGAACGGGTGCGCGCGTCCAAGGTTGCTTTTGACGGCATCCGCGAAGAGGCCACCCTTGGGGCACGGACGACGCTGGACGTGCTGCAGGCTGAGCAAGAATATCTCGATGCTCAGACAGGCGAAGTGAATGCGCGCGCCGACCAGGCAATCGCGGCTTATCAGCTGTTGCAGGCGCAGGGGCTGCTCACCGCCGAGCATCTGGGGCTGGCTGTTGAGATTTACGACCCGACGCTCTACTACAATCTGGTCAAGGGCGCGCCTGCGCAATACAGCAAGCGCGGCAAGGATCTGGACCGGGTGCTCAAGGCCTTGGGACGTAACTGACAATTCATCCTATCGGTTGTGCGGTGACGGGAAGGCCGCTACACTCTGTTTCAAGAGGCAAGAGTGGTTTATAAAATGTCCGACCCAGTTACCCATGCTGAGATCGAAGATGTATTGTCCTCAATCCGCCGCTTGGTGAGTGATGACAGCCGCAGCGGGCCTGCGGCCCCGGAACCTGCAGCCCGGCTGGTCCTGACGCCCGCGCTGCGGGTGCAGGAGGACGGTCCTGACTGCCCCCCGGTAACTGATCCGGCAACGGCAGAACCTAAGGCTGTTGTGTCCGGGGACCCGGAGCAGGTCGGGGGCACCGCGCCGGATCTGGAAGCGGAAGCACCGATAGCCTTCCGGCACCGCAACAGCGTAGCTGAAATCGCATCGCCCTTGGATGACTGGCAGGCAGAAGCGGAGCAGGACACTGGTTTGCAGGCCGTCCAGCCTGAACCGGGCCAATTGGACACGGGATGCTTGGAGGCAGACCGCTTGGATGCGGATCACCTGAATTCAGACCCGGATGCAGGATCGGAACACCAGAAACCGCAAGACACGCCGGGTGCCGTGACAGATGCCCCCTGGGGGGACCCCAATGCCACGCTGTTTGCCGCCGCCGCAGATGCGGAGCAGCCGGCGGACGCCACCGGCAATCTTGATGCCGAAACTCCAGCGGACAGTCAGGCCCCGGAAGACAGTCAAGCCCTGCAAGACAGTCAAGTCATTGAAACTGCCGGGGCCCGTGCGGCGTCAGTTGTGCGCAAAATTGCCGAGCTTGAGGCCCGCAGTGCGCGCGGGCAGGCGCAGGAACCGCAGCAATGGGAGCCGGACAGCCAGACGGAGGCTCCGTTTGCCAGTACTGTCACCGACACCATCGAATGGCGTGACGAACCGCTTTCCGCCCGCCGTGCCGCACCGCAAGACGAGGACGGTGCATCCGCCGCTGCTGATACGCCCCGGGACGCGGGAGCGGAAGTTTTGCCGGGACCTGGCGTCAACGACGGCAGCGCGGTCGCGAAAGCAGAAACGCTGGCCGAAGCTGCTATGGCCGGGGCTGCGCTGGAAACTCTGGCCGAGGCTGGTGACGGCTATCTGGACGAGGACAGCCTGCGCGATCTGGTGGCCAGTATCGTGCGCGAGGAGCTGCAGGGTCCGCTGGGCGAACGCATCACCCGCAATGTGCGCAAACTGGTCCGCCGCGAAATCCACCGCGCGCTTGCCGCGCATGATCTGCTCTAAACCCGGCGGCGGCCCGCGGAAGGGATGAAGGTTTGAAAGGCGCGCTCTGCTGCGCCTTTTTCATTGGCGGCTGTTGAGCAACCCTAGGGCAGCCCGCCCCGGGTGCCGCCCTGCACCTGATTAAGGGGATTGCTTCCGCCCGGCGTCTGGCTTTTGGCAAAGCCCTCCGCCCGTTGGGCCCGGCGCCGCGCCACGCGCGGCGCCGGGCCCAAGACCGCAGACGGGTCTGGCCGTGGCCAGGGCTGGCTGCGGACGCGGGAGGGCTTGCCCTGCCCGCAGGAGTCTTAGAACGTCACCGGCCGGGACAGCTTCAGCAGCTGGTCCAGATCCATATGGCGTTCCAGATGGTCCGCCAGCGCATCCAGCGTCTCCTCGACACCGTCTTCATACCCCGTCTGGCTTTCATGCCCGAGCCCCGCCAGCACGCTGGCGCGGAAGGCATCCGAGGAAAACAGCCCGTGCAAATAGGACCCCTTCACCCGCCCGTCAGCCGAGGCTGCGCCTTCGGCCCGGCCATCAATGCTGAGCCAGGCCCTTGCGCAATCCGAGCCGGTTGTGCGGCCCATGTGGATCTCGTATCCGCTCACCGGAAGATTGCCGTCGCGGGTCACAGCCTCGGTCAGGGTGACACGCTTTTCGCCCGCCATCACCGTATGCACATCCAAGAGGCCCAGCCCCTCGACCTTGCCGGGGCGTCCGTCGACACCCTCGGGGTCGTCGATGGTCTTGCCCAGCATCTGATAGCCGCCGCACAAGCCCAGCACATGGCCGCCGCGGCGGTAATGCGCCTGGATGTCGATGTCCCAGCCCTGGCGGCGCAGATAGGCCAGATCGCCAATGGTCGACTTGCTGCCGGGCAGGATCACCAGATCCGCATCGCCGGGCAGGGCGCGGCCCGGCGGCACGATCTCCACCGTCACCTCCGGCTCCGCTGCCAGCGGGTCCAGATCGTCGAAATTCGCCATCCGCTCCAGCTGCGGCACCACCACCTTGCAGGCGCCGCCCTGGCGCGAGGCGATGTCCATCATGTCTTCGGCCGGCAGTTTCCAGGCGTCCCAGAACCACGGCACCACTCCCAAGGACGGCCAGCCGGTGCGCGCGGCAATATCGTCACGGCCTGCATCAAACAGGCTGAGGTCGCCGCGGAACCGGTTCACCATGAAGCCCACGACCCGCTCCAGGTCCTGCGGCTCCAGCACCGCTTGGGTGCCGACGATCTGCGCAATCACCCCGCCGCGGTGAATGTCGCCTGCAATCACCACCGGCACCTCTGCAGCACAGGCAAAGCCCATATTGGCAATGTCATTCTTGCGCAGGTTGGTCTCGGCAGGCGATCCCGCGCCCTCGATCAGCACCAGATCGGCGTCCTTCGCCAGCCGACGGTAGCTCTCCAGGGCAGCTTCCAGCAGGCCCGATTTGTCGCGCATGAAGGACCCGGCCCCTTGGGTGCCGCGGCGCTTGCCCTGCACGATCACTTGCGCGCCGGTGTCGGTTTCCGGCTTCAGCAGCACCGGGTTCATGTCGGTATGGGGGCTGCGTTTGGCGGCGCGCGCCTGCAGTGCCTGCGCCCGGCCGATCTCGCCGCCCTCGGGCGTCACCGCGGCGTTGTTGGACATGTTCTGCGGCTTGAACGGTGCCACCTTCAGCCCGCGC
It includes:
- a CDS encoding TolC family outer membrane protein, whose product is MRMKFPASVFKAFVFAGGVTATALLPLKAAADNLSDAMIGAYKTSGLLEQNRALLRAADEDVAIAVSRLRPLIQWTLTASHTYSRSVNQFGNFNEFTNNDLGTQIQLTQLLYDGGETRLRKQAAQELVLATRQQLLSVEQSVLISAVQAYVGVLQGQENVALRRNNLRLLLEELKAAQDRFEVGEVTRTDVALAESQVAAARANLTGAEGNLLTARATYLQIVGHAPGAIAGQPRLPSRAVSIERAQSIAGRNQPDLLAQQHSVKSADILVRAATKALGPSVSFRATAGLSEDLNDSTGTDSDASASVTLTQDLYAGGRNAATRRRAIAGADAERGALINTQRAVRQNVSSAFFNVETARATLVSSNERVRASKVAFDGIREEATLGARTTLDVLQAEQEYLDAQTGEVNARADQAIAAYQLLQAQGLLTAEHLGLAVEIYDPTLYYNLVKGAPAQYSKRGKDLDRVLKALGRN
- a CDS encoding cobyric acid synthase, producing the protein MTRARSIMIQGTGSNVGKSLIVAGLARAYVRRGLKVAPFKPQNMSNNAAVTPEGGEIGRAQALQARAAKRSPHTDMNPVLLKPETDTGAQVIVQGKRRGTQGAGSFMRDKSGLLEAALESYRRLAKDADLVLIEGAGSPAETNLRKNDIANMGFACAAEVPVVIAGDIHRGGVIAQIVGTQAVLEPQDLERVVGFMVNRFRGDLSLFDAGRDDIAARTGWPSLGVVPWFWDAWKLPAEDMMDIASRQGGACKVVVPQLERMANFDDLDPLAAEPEVTVEIVPPGRALPGDADLVILPGSKSTIGDLAYLRRQGWDIDIQAHYRRGGHVLGLCGGYQMLGKTIDDPEGVDGRPGKVEGLGLLDVHTVMAGEKRVTLTEAVTRDGNLPVSGYEIHMGRTTGSDCARAWLSIDGRAEGAASADGRVKGSYLHGLFSSDAFRASVLAGLGHESQTGYEDGVEETLDALADHLERHMDLDQLLKLSRPVTF